In one Saccharibacillus brassicae genomic region, the following are encoded:
- a CDS encoding AAA family ATPase, with protein sequence MAAAKKQEQEAMRLPAEVLYQEEIEALQKADKGAVPPGWQMSPRSVLTFLTGGTAGKLDITPKYIGNRRLVEMAIATLVTDRALMLIGEPGTAKSWLSENLTAAVSGNSGLVVQGTAGTSEEHVRYSWNYAMLLANGPTPEALVRSPIMRAMEGGSVARFEEISRCASEVQDALISILSEKTVSVPELGSETSARKGFSIIATANTRDRGVNEMSAALKRRFNIIVLPAPSDLETELSIVKKRVGEIAASYQLHASPPADEALLKVVTIFRELRSGMTLDRKEKLKSPGGVISTAEAISLLTNSMALAASFGSGEMTDEDLAAGLQGAIVKDDDKDKLVWKEYLDNVMKKRGSEWRGLYQACREMNE encoded by the coding sequence ATGGCAGCAGCGAAGAAGCAAGAGCAGGAGGCTATGCGCCTACCGGCGGAAGTGTTGTACCAGGAAGAGATCGAGGCGCTGCAAAAAGCGGACAAAGGGGCGGTCCCGCCGGGTTGGCAGATGTCGCCGCGTTCCGTGTTGACGTTTCTGACCGGCGGCACGGCCGGAAAGCTGGACATCACGCCCAAATACATAGGCAACCGGCGTCTGGTCGAGATGGCGATCGCCACGCTCGTTACGGACCGTGCGCTGATGCTGATCGGCGAGCCGGGCACCGCCAAGTCCTGGCTGTCCGAGAACCTGACCGCCGCCGTCAGCGGCAACTCGGGCCTTGTCGTGCAGGGAACGGCCGGCACGAGCGAAGAACATGTCCGCTATTCGTGGAATTACGCGATGCTGCTGGCCAACGGCCCGACGCCGGAAGCGCTCGTGCGGAGCCCGATCATGCGCGCGATGGAAGGCGGCAGCGTCGCCCGGTTCGAAGAGATTTCGCGCTGCGCGTCGGAAGTGCAGGACGCGTTGATCTCGATTTTGTCCGAGAAGACCGTCTCGGTACCCGAACTCGGCAGCGAGACGAGCGCCCGCAAAGGCTTCTCGATTATCGCCACGGCGAACACGCGCGACCGCGGCGTGAACGAAATGTCCGCCGCCCTCAAGCGGCGCTTCAACATTATCGTTCTGCCCGCGCCGTCGGATCTGGAGACGGAACTGTCGATCGTCAAGAAGCGGGTCGGCGAGATTGCCGCTTCCTACCAGCTGCACGCTTCGCCTCCGGCCGACGAGGCGCTGCTCAAGGTCGTGACGATCTTCCGCGAGCTGCGCAGCGGCATGACGCTCGACCGCAAGGAGAAGCTCAAATCGCCCGGCGGCGTCATCTCGACGGCCGAAGCGATTTCGCTGCTGACGAACAGCATGGCGCTTGCGGCAAGTTTCGGCAGCGGCGAGATGACCGACGAGGATCTGGCGGCCGGCCTGCAGGGCGCGATCGTCAAGGACGATGACAAGGACAAGCTCGTCTGGAAAGAATACCTGGACAACGTCATGAAGAAACGGGGATCGGAGTGGCGCGGACTGTATCAAGCGTGCAGGGAGATGAACGAGTGA